From Excalfactoria chinensis isolate bCotChi1 chromosome 4, bCotChi1.hap2, whole genome shotgun sequence, one genomic window encodes:
- the LOC140251855 gene encoding uncharacterized protein, whose translation MPEILGFISAASARKRGSAQAQCSQPQSRPEEGDSAAQHLRSGLTPRGGNVAYSVRSGHSSTQGMPARCITLLPASATQPEDPTVPVPLCCKCDRNVEWVLQRKGGGRQTAWEMGPTCSAWWMAALLQLHVSRLPGGGQGCPPLHILLLRFVLGRGGKGSPATPRPRRAPVPAVAGGGRLPPAPSPPGKAVAQRSPPLPTRYTQTPTRAQTFVLLIWCDQVGSAIASIIGCNK comes from the exons ATGCCGGAGATTCTCGGCTTTATATCTGCAGCATCAGCGAGAAAGCGCGGCTCGGCGCAggctcagtgctcacagccGCAGTCCCGGCCGGAGGAGGGGGACTCGGCAGCTCAGCATCTTCGCAGCGGGTTAA CTCCGAGAGGAGGAAATGTTGCTTACAGTGTAAGATCCGGACATAGCAGCACGCAGGGAATGCCAGCACGCTGCATCACACTGCTCCCCGCATCAGCCACACAACCCGAAGATCCCACTGTTCCTGTCCCTTTGTGCTGTAAATGCGATCGGAACGTTGAATGGGTTCTCCAGAGAAAGGGCGGG GGCAGGCAAACGGCGTGGGAAATGGGCCCGACGTGCTCTGCATGGTGGATGGCAGCGCTGCTCCAGCTCCACGTGTCCCGGCTGCCGGGAGgggggcagggctgccccccccTCCACATCCTGCTGCTTCGTTTcgtgctggggaggggggggaaggggagccCAGCCACCCCCCGTCCTCGCAGAGCGCCGGTCCCAGCGGTTGCGGGTGGAGGTcgcctcccccccgcccccagccCGCCGGGCAAAGCTGTTGCGCAGCGCAGCCCCCCCCTGCCCACCCGATACACACAGACGCCCACACGCGCTCAGACGTTTGTCCTCCTGATCTGGTGCGATCAAGTGGGAAGCGCGATCGCCAGCATTATCGgctgtaataaataa
- the PCDH7 gene encoding protocadherin-7 isoform X7 — MRKMRALLGFVHCCCCCFLLLLPPPLRVSLAAAKQLLRYRLAEEGPADIRIGNVAADLGIVTGSGEVTFSLESGSDYLKIDNMTGELSTTERRIDREKLPQCQMIFDENECFLDFEVSVIGPSQSWVDLFEGRVIILDINDNTPTFPSPVLTLTVEENRPVGTLYLLPTATDRDFGRNGIERYELLQEPSGDGGRRGGGGGGSGGGGGGGGAAAAGPESALYPGGSKRRQEAEARSSVFELQVADTLDGEKQPQLIVKGALDREQRDSYELSLRVRDGGEPARSSQAILRVLITDVNDNSPRFEKSVYEADLAENSSPGTPILQLRAADLDVGVNGQIEYVFGAATESVRRLLRLDETSGWLSVLHRIDREEVNQLRFTVMARDRGQPPKTDKATVVLNIRDENDNVPTIDIRKIGRIPLRDGVASVAEDVLVDTPIALVQVSDRDQGENGVVTCTVVGDVPFQLKPASEGEGEPQNKRKYFLHTSAPLDYEAVRDYNVVIVAVDSGSPSLSSNNSLLVRVADTNDNPPVFGQAVLEVSFPENNLPGERVATVVATDADSGKNAELTYSLEPSPLSSESPSGIFSIDPDSGDVSVQVVLDREQRDTYEFQVTARDKGVPSLQGSTMVVVRVADRNDNEPRFMQDVFTFYVKENLQPNSPVGMVTVMDFDKGRNAELSLSIQPSEHDQETGIFSIENDTGTIYSTVSFDREQQTSYTFKVKAVDGGEPSRSATATVSLFVMDENDNAPTVTFPSNSSYTVLPPSSNMRTVVATVVATDADTGLNADLNYSIVGGNPFKLFEIDPASGVVSLVGKLAPKHYGLHRLVVQVNDSGQPPQSTTALLHVFVNESLSNATVVENQVARSLHTPLAQDIAGDPSYELSKQRLSIVIGVVAGIMTVILLILVVVMARYCRSKGKHGYEAGKKDHEDFFTPQQHDKAKKPKKDKKGKKGKQPLYSSIVTVEASKPNGQRYDSVNEKLSDSPGMGRYRSVNGGPGSPDLARHYKSSSPLPTVQLHPQSPTAGKKHQAVQDLPPANTFVGAGDNISIGSDHCSEYSCQAGSKYSKQVDTVETTQHPDCIEESCKMNIQGLCQM; from the coding sequence atgaggaaaatgCGGGCTCTTCTCGGCTTtgtgcattgctgctgctgctgcttcttgctcCTCCTGCCTCCGCCGCTCCGGGTCAGCCTGGCAGCGGCCAAGCAGCTGCTGAGGTACCGGCTGGCCGAGGAGGGACCTGCCGACATCCGCATCGGCAACGTGGCCGCCGACCTGGGCATCGTGACGGGCTCCGGAGAGGTGACATTCAGCCTGGAATCAGGCTCTGACTACCTCAAGATCGATAACATGACCGGGGAGCTGAGCACCACGGAGCGGCGCATCGACCGCGAGAAGCTGCCGCAGTGCCAGATGATCTTCGACGAGAACGAGTGCTTCCTGGACTTCGAGGTGTCGGTCATCGGCCCCTCGCAGAGCTGGGTGGACCTCTTCGAGGGCAGGGTCATCATCCTGGACATCAATGACAACACccccactttcccttcccccgTCCTCACGCTCACCGTGGAGGAGAACCGGCCCGTGGGGACCCTCTACTTGCTCCCCACCGCCACCGATAGGGACTTCGGCCGCAACGGCATCGAGCGCTACGAGCTGCTGCAGGAACCCAGCGGGGACGGGGGAcggcgcggcgggggcggcggcggcagcggcggcggcgggggcgggggcgGTGCTGCGGCGGCCGGCCCGGAGAGCGCCCTCTATCCCGGCGGCAGCAAGCGGAGGCAGGAGGCGGAGGCCCGCAGCAGCGTGTTTGAGCTGCAGGTAGCCGACACCCTGGACGGGGAGAAGCAGCCGCAGCTGATCGTCAAGGGGGCGCTAGACCGGGAGCAGCGGGACTCCTACGAACTGAGCCTGCGCGTGCGCGACGGCGGCGAGCCCGCGCGTTCCTCGCAGGCCATCCTGAGGGTGCTGATCACCGACGTGAACGACAACAGCCCCCGCTTCGAGAAGAGCGTCTACGAGGCCGACCTGGCGGAGAACAGCAGCCCCGGGACCCCTATCCTGCAGCTGCGAGCTGCCGACCTGGACGTGGGGGTGAATGGGCAGATTGAGTATGTCTTTGGGGCAGCCACTGAATCAGTCAGGCGGCTGCTGCGGCTAGATGAGACCTCAGGCTGGCTCAGTGTCCTGCACCGCATTGATCGAGAGGAAGTTAACCAGCTGCGCTTCACTGTGATGGCTCGGGACCGTGGGCAGCCTCCTAAGACAGATAAGGCCACAGTGGTGCTGAACATCCGTGATGAGAATGACAATGTGCCCACCATCGACATTCGAAAGATTGGGCGTATCCCACTGCGAGACGGAGTAGCCAGCGTGGCTGAGGATGTGCTGGTGGATACCCCCATTGCTCTGGTGCAGGTGTCAGACCGAGACCAAGGTGAAAATGGTGTGGTGACCTGCACCGTGGTGGGGGATGTGCCCTTCCAGCTCAAGCCAGCCAGTGAAGGTGAAGGGGAGCCACAGAACAAGCGCAAGTACTTCCTCCACACCTCAGCCCCTCTGGACTATGAGGCAGTGCGCGACTACAATGTAGTGATTGTAGCTGTGGACTCAGGCAGCCCCAGCTTGTCCAGCAACAACTCCTTGTTGGTGCGGGTCGCAGACACTAATGACAACCCTCCTGTGTTCGGCCAGGCCGTGCTGGAGGTCTCTTTTCCAGAGAACAATCTGCCCGGTGAGAGGGTAGCCACGGTGGTGGCCACAGATGCGGACAGCGGCAAGAATGCTGAGCTCACCTACTCCCTGGAGCCCTCGCCCCTCTCCTCAGAGTCACCGAGCGGCATCTTCAGCATTGATCCCGACTCTGGGGATGTATCTGTGCAGGTGGTGCTGGACCGTGAGCAGCGTGACACCTATGAGTTCCAAGTGACGGCCCGAGACAAGGGGGTACCATCACTGCAGGGCTCCACCATGGTGGTGGTGCGGGTGGCCGATCGGAATGATAACGAGCCACGCTTCATGCAGGATGTGTTTACTTTCTACGTGAAGGAGAACTTGCAGCCCAACAGCCCTGTGGGCATGGTGACTGTGATGGACTTTGACAAGGGGCGCAATGCTGAGCTCAGCCTCTCTATACAGCCCAGTGAACATGACCAGGAGACTGGCATCTTCTCCATTGAAAATGACACGGGAACCATCTACTCCACAGTCTCATTTGACCGGGAGCAGCAGACCAGCTACACCTTCAAAGTGAAGGCGGTGGATGGCGGTGAGCCGTCACGCTCAGCCACCGCTACTGTGTCCCTCTTTGTAATGGATGAGAATGATAACGCGCCCACAGTCACCTTCCCCAGCAACAGCTCCTACACTGTGTTGCCACCCTCCAGCAACATGCGCACTGTAGTGGCCACAGTGGTGGCCACTGATGCTGATACTGGCCTCAATGCTGACCTCAACTACAGCATTGTTGGAGGAAACCCCTTCAAGCTCTTTGAGATTGATCCAGCCAGTGGTGTGGTGTCACTGGTGGGCAAGCTGGCCCCCAAGCACTACGGCCTGCACCGCCTCGTTGTACAAGTGAATGACAGTGGCCAGCCACCCCAGTCAACAACTGCCCTGCTCCACGTCTTCGTCAATGAGAGCTTGTCCAATGCCACTGTGGTGGAAAACCAGGTGGCACGCAGCCTCCACACACCCCTGGCCCAGGACATCGCTGGCGATCCCAGCTATGAACTGAGCAAGCAGCGCCTCAGCATTGTCATTGGTGTGGTGGCTGGCATCATGACTGTCATCCTTCTCATTCTGGTGGTGGTCATGGCCCGCTACTGCCGCTCCAAGGGCAAGCATGGCTATGAGGCTGGCAAGAAGGACCACGAGGACTTTTTCACCCCACAGCAGCATGACAAGGCCAAGAAACCCAAGAAGgacaagaaaggcaaaaaggGCAAGCAGCCCCTCTACAGCAGCATTGTCACTGTTGAGGCCTCCAAGCCCAATGGGCAGCGCTATGACAGTGTGAATGAGAAGCTCTCAGACAGCCCAGGCATGGGCCGCTACCGCTCAGTCAATGGTGGCCCGGGCAGCCCTGATCTAGCCCGGCATTATAAGTCGAGCTCACCACTGCCCACCGTGCAGCTGCACCCGCAGTCCCCCACTGCCGGCAAAAAGCACCAGGCGGTGCAGGACCTGCCCCCGGCCAACACCTTCGTGGGCGCTGGCGACAACATCTCCATCGGCTCGGACCACTGCTCCGAGTACAGCTGCCAGGCCGGCAGCAAGTACAGCAAGCAG
- the PCDH7 gene encoding protocadherin-7 isoform X8, with the protein MRKMRALLGFVHCCCCCFLLLLPPPLRVSLAAAKQLLRYRLAEEGPADIRIGNVAADLGIVTGSGEVTFSLESGSDYLKIDNMTGELSTTERRIDREKLPQCQMIFDENECFLDFEVSVIGPSQSWVDLFEGRVIILDINDNTPTFPSPVLTLTVEENRPVGTLYLLPTATDRDFGRNGIERYELLQEPSGDGGRRGGGGGGSGGGGGGGGAAAAGPESALYPGGSKRRQEAEARSSVFELQVADTLDGEKQPQLIVKGALDREQRDSYELSLRVRDGGEPARSSQAILRVLITDVNDNSPRFEKSVYEADLAENSSPGTPILQLRAADLDVGVNGQIEYVFGAATESVRRLLRLDETSGWLSVLHRIDREEVNQLRFTVMARDRGQPPKTDKATVVLNIRDENDNVPTIDIRKIGRIPLRDGVASVAEDVLVDTPIALVQVSDRDQGENGVVTCTVVGDVPFQLKPASEGEGEPQNKRKYFLHTSAPLDYEAVRDYNVVIVAVDSGSPSLSSNNSLLVRVADTNDNPPVFGQAVLEVSFPENNLPGERVATVVATDADSGKNAELTYSLEPSPLSSESPSGIFSIDPDSGDVSVQVVLDREQRDTYEFQVTARDKGVPSLQGSTMVVVRVADRNDNEPRFMQDVFTFYVKENLQPNSPVGMVTVMDFDKGRNAELSLSIQPSEHDQETGIFSIENDTGTIYSTVSFDREQQTSYTFKVKAVDGGEPSRSATATVSLFVMDENDNAPTVTFPSNSSYTVLPPSSNMRTVVATVVATDADTGLNADLNYSIVGGNPFKLFEIDPASGVVSLVGKLAPKHYGLHRLVVQVNDSGQPPQSTTALLHVFVNESLSNATVVENQVARSLHTPLAQDIAGDPSYELSKQRLSIVIGVVAGIMTVILLILVVVMARYCRSKGKHGYEAGKKDHEDFFTPQQHDKAKKPKKDKKGKKGKQPLYSSIVTVEASKPNGQRYDSVNEKLSDSPGMGRYRSVNGGPGSPDLARHYKSSSPLPTVQLHPQSPTAGKKHQAVQDLPPANTFVGAGDNISIGSDHCSEYSCQAGSKYSKQIQGLCQM; encoded by the coding sequence atgaggaaaatgCGGGCTCTTCTCGGCTTtgtgcattgctgctgctgctgcttcttgctcCTCCTGCCTCCGCCGCTCCGGGTCAGCCTGGCAGCGGCCAAGCAGCTGCTGAGGTACCGGCTGGCCGAGGAGGGACCTGCCGACATCCGCATCGGCAACGTGGCCGCCGACCTGGGCATCGTGACGGGCTCCGGAGAGGTGACATTCAGCCTGGAATCAGGCTCTGACTACCTCAAGATCGATAACATGACCGGGGAGCTGAGCACCACGGAGCGGCGCATCGACCGCGAGAAGCTGCCGCAGTGCCAGATGATCTTCGACGAGAACGAGTGCTTCCTGGACTTCGAGGTGTCGGTCATCGGCCCCTCGCAGAGCTGGGTGGACCTCTTCGAGGGCAGGGTCATCATCCTGGACATCAATGACAACACccccactttcccttcccccgTCCTCACGCTCACCGTGGAGGAGAACCGGCCCGTGGGGACCCTCTACTTGCTCCCCACCGCCACCGATAGGGACTTCGGCCGCAACGGCATCGAGCGCTACGAGCTGCTGCAGGAACCCAGCGGGGACGGGGGAcggcgcggcgggggcggcggcggcagcggcggcggcgggggcgggggcgGTGCTGCGGCGGCCGGCCCGGAGAGCGCCCTCTATCCCGGCGGCAGCAAGCGGAGGCAGGAGGCGGAGGCCCGCAGCAGCGTGTTTGAGCTGCAGGTAGCCGACACCCTGGACGGGGAGAAGCAGCCGCAGCTGATCGTCAAGGGGGCGCTAGACCGGGAGCAGCGGGACTCCTACGAACTGAGCCTGCGCGTGCGCGACGGCGGCGAGCCCGCGCGTTCCTCGCAGGCCATCCTGAGGGTGCTGATCACCGACGTGAACGACAACAGCCCCCGCTTCGAGAAGAGCGTCTACGAGGCCGACCTGGCGGAGAACAGCAGCCCCGGGACCCCTATCCTGCAGCTGCGAGCTGCCGACCTGGACGTGGGGGTGAATGGGCAGATTGAGTATGTCTTTGGGGCAGCCACTGAATCAGTCAGGCGGCTGCTGCGGCTAGATGAGACCTCAGGCTGGCTCAGTGTCCTGCACCGCATTGATCGAGAGGAAGTTAACCAGCTGCGCTTCACTGTGATGGCTCGGGACCGTGGGCAGCCTCCTAAGACAGATAAGGCCACAGTGGTGCTGAACATCCGTGATGAGAATGACAATGTGCCCACCATCGACATTCGAAAGATTGGGCGTATCCCACTGCGAGACGGAGTAGCCAGCGTGGCTGAGGATGTGCTGGTGGATACCCCCATTGCTCTGGTGCAGGTGTCAGACCGAGACCAAGGTGAAAATGGTGTGGTGACCTGCACCGTGGTGGGGGATGTGCCCTTCCAGCTCAAGCCAGCCAGTGAAGGTGAAGGGGAGCCACAGAACAAGCGCAAGTACTTCCTCCACACCTCAGCCCCTCTGGACTATGAGGCAGTGCGCGACTACAATGTAGTGATTGTAGCTGTGGACTCAGGCAGCCCCAGCTTGTCCAGCAACAACTCCTTGTTGGTGCGGGTCGCAGACACTAATGACAACCCTCCTGTGTTCGGCCAGGCCGTGCTGGAGGTCTCTTTTCCAGAGAACAATCTGCCCGGTGAGAGGGTAGCCACGGTGGTGGCCACAGATGCGGACAGCGGCAAGAATGCTGAGCTCACCTACTCCCTGGAGCCCTCGCCCCTCTCCTCAGAGTCACCGAGCGGCATCTTCAGCATTGATCCCGACTCTGGGGATGTATCTGTGCAGGTGGTGCTGGACCGTGAGCAGCGTGACACCTATGAGTTCCAAGTGACGGCCCGAGACAAGGGGGTACCATCACTGCAGGGCTCCACCATGGTGGTGGTGCGGGTGGCCGATCGGAATGATAACGAGCCACGCTTCATGCAGGATGTGTTTACTTTCTACGTGAAGGAGAACTTGCAGCCCAACAGCCCTGTGGGCATGGTGACTGTGATGGACTTTGACAAGGGGCGCAATGCTGAGCTCAGCCTCTCTATACAGCCCAGTGAACATGACCAGGAGACTGGCATCTTCTCCATTGAAAATGACACGGGAACCATCTACTCCACAGTCTCATTTGACCGGGAGCAGCAGACCAGCTACACCTTCAAAGTGAAGGCGGTGGATGGCGGTGAGCCGTCACGCTCAGCCACCGCTACTGTGTCCCTCTTTGTAATGGATGAGAATGATAACGCGCCCACAGTCACCTTCCCCAGCAACAGCTCCTACACTGTGTTGCCACCCTCCAGCAACATGCGCACTGTAGTGGCCACAGTGGTGGCCACTGATGCTGATACTGGCCTCAATGCTGACCTCAACTACAGCATTGTTGGAGGAAACCCCTTCAAGCTCTTTGAGATTGATCCAGCCAGTGGTGTGGTGTCACTGGTGGGCAAGCTGGCCCCCAAGCACTACGGCCTGCACCGCCTCGTTGTACAAGTGAATGACAGTGGCCAGCCACCCCAGTCAACAACTGCCCTGCTCCACGTCTTCGTCAATGAGAGCTTGTCCAATGCCACTGTGGTGGAAAACCAGGTGGCACGCAGCCTCCACACACCCCTGGCCCAGGACATCGCTGGCGATCCCAGCTATGAACTGAGCAAGCAGCGCCTCAGCATTGTCATTGGTGTGGTGGCTGGCATCATGACTGTCATCCTTCTCATTCTGGTGGTGGTCATGGCCCGCTACTGCCGCTCCAAGGGCAAGCATGGCTATGAGGCTGGCAAGAAGGACCACGAGGACTTTTTCACCCCACAGCAGCATGACAAGGCCAAGAAACCCAAGAAGgacaagaaaggcaaaaaggGCAAGCAGCCCCTCTACAGCAGCATTGTCACTGTTGAGGCCTCCAAGCCCAATGGGCAGCGCTATGACAGTGTGAATGAGAAGCTCTCAGACAGCCCAGGCATGGGCCGCTACCGCTCAGTCAATGGTGGCCCGGGCAGCCCTGATCTAGCCCGGCATTATAAGTCGAGCTCACCACTGCCCACCGTGCAGCTGCACCCGCAGTCCCCCACTGCCGGCAAAAAGCACCAGGCGGTGCAGGACCTGCCCCCGGCCAACACCTTCGTGGGCGCTGGCGACAACATCTCCATCGGCTCGGACCACTGCTCCGAGTACAGCTGCCAGGCCGGCAGCAAGTACAGCAAGCAG